The proteins below come from a single Phocoena sinus isolate mPhoSin1 chromosome 2, mPhoSin1.pri, whole genome shotgun sequence genomic window:
- the RPP38 gene encoding ribonuclease P protein subunit p38: MAAAPQAPGRGSVRKTRPLPVKTSLNNPYTIRWGALDREDMHFILQTLEDRIKSLGLQKTEDRKRKRKQPALKTQSGDTCSMDVDAGEGLKEEKPEGEPQASGWTPADVRKQLAIGINEVTRALERNELLLVLACKSAKPAIVTAHLVPLSASRGVPACQVPRLSERLAPAMGLTCVLALGFKRNTAAFAEEVRAIIPRVPRLDVPWLRDTLEDPGENPEMESLESQDKEILDTSFEDLSKSKRKLAEGQQAAVLQPLKIKKLIPNPNKIRKPPKCKKTASK; encoded by the coding sequence ATGGCCGCAGCCCCCCAGGCACCAGGGAGGGGCTCTGTGCGGAAGACCAGACCTTTACCTGTGAAGACATCATTGAACAACCCGTATACCATCCGCTGGGGTGCCCTGGACAGGGAGGATATGCACTTCATACTACAGACCCTGGAGGACAGGATTAAATCTCTCGGGCTTCAGAAGACTGaggacaggaagagaaagagaaagcagccCGCTTTGAAAACACAAAGCGGAGACACGTGCAGCATGGATGTGGACGCTGGTGAGGGtctgaaggaggaaaagccagaAGGTGAGCCCCAGGCATCAGGGTGGACCCCAGCCGACGTCAGAAAGCAGCTTGCCATCGGCATCAACGAGGTCACTAGAGCCTTGGAGAGGAACGAGCTCCTCTTGGTCTTGGCGTGCAAGTCGGCCAAGCCGGCCATCGTCACCGCGCACCTGGTGCCGCTGAGCGCCAGCAGAGGTGTGCCTGCCTGCCAGGTGCCCCGGCTCAGCGAGAGGCTCGCACCCGCCATGGGCTTGACGTGCGTCCTGGCCTTGGGGTTCAAAAGAAACACCGCTGCGTTTGCGGAGGAAGTGAGGGCCATCATCCCCAGAGTCCCCCGTCTGGACGTGCCGTGGCTCCGAGACACACTTGAAGACCCCGGGGAGAACCCGGAGATGGAGTCTTTGGAAAGCCAAGACAAAGAGATTTTGGACACTTCCTTCGAAGACCTCTCTAAATCCAAGAGAAAGCTTGCTGAGGGTCAGCAGGCTGCAGTGTTACAACccctgaaaataaagaaactgattCCAAACCCCAATAAGATAAGGAAGCCACCCAAATGTAAAAAAACGGCTTCAAAGTAA